A genomic stretch from Sphingobacterium sp. ML3W includes:
- a CDS encoding MauE/DoxX family redox-associated membrane protein, with the protein MYKILRGIMILFWIYVGMDKIWQLSAFRIALEQQPVISDLAPILFWSLPLMEIGVGILLAMPLARLRAWGWRASTLLIIAFTIYIGLGVFNVYAQKPCMCTSFLSRISWTAHLLINIVILGLSITGWVLHRIVANYGERVITGKTNIALFLIGFIAIGAISYRDIRGTKSKDMWYTPDSLYPDSLYYDPAHNDVSRPIVGSLAFRYDRYTEPYRQQLFTKSLQASIFTNQSLACSTERRVATC; encoded by the coding sequence ATGTATAAAATCCTTAGGGGCATAATGATCCTCTTTTGGATCTATGTAGGCATGGACAAGATCTGGCAGCTGAGCGCGTTTCGGATCGCCCTCGAGCAGCAGCCAGTAATCAGTGATCTGGCTCCAATACTCTTTTGGTCACTTCCGCTTATGGAAATCGGTGTAGGGATACTGCTGGCCATGCCACTAGCAAGGCTGCGTGCCTGGGGATGGAGAGCCTCCACCCTATTGATCATCGCCTTTACGATCTATATTGGCTTAGGCGTATTCAATGTTTATGCACAGAAACCCTGTATGTGCACAAGCTTTCTGAGCCGTATTTCCTGGACTGCGCATCTATTGATAAATATCGTGATTCTTGGGCTTTCTATAACGGGATGGGTGTTGCATCGCATAGTTGCTAACTATGGCGAGCGAGTAATCACGGGCAAGACAAACATCGCATTATTTCTGATTGGCTTTATAGCAATCGGCGCCATCAGCTATCGGGATATCCGCGGTACAAAATCAAAAGATATGTGGTATACGCCAGACAGCCTATATCCAGACAGTCTATATTATGATCCAGCACATAACGACGTCAGTAGGCCTATAGTAGGCAGCCTGGCATTCAGATACGATCGGTACACAGAACCGTACCGACAACAATTATTTACCAAAAGTTTGCAGGCCAGTATTTTTACCAACCAATCGCTGGCTTGCAGTACAGAAAGGAGGGTAGCTACATGCTAA
- a CDS encoding SusC/RagA family TonB-linked outer membrane protein, whose protein sequence is MSKAQEKIWVQGTIVSAKDGRELVGASIRNKTLHNQAASSLKGKFAIQVGSEKDSLLISCIGYLDRTVAAGFFEKNKVLALSVKETYLEEAIVSTGYQTLKANEVTGAIDVVDNKMLNQQVGTNILDRLNNMTSAIRFDNQPIQNADLQKLNISVRGLSTINGNLDPLIVLDGFIYEGDISNIDPNNIESVSILKDAAASAIWGARAGNGVIVMTSKKGAFSKEQKTKITLANTIILKENSDLNKIYQPQNADFIALEKYLFEKGYYDSELLYQPYLAQSPVIDLLDRRKRNLISAADSASGIAKLMRQNGRQNYMDAFYNVPFVNQHALNISGGGTRSSYGFGIGYTGNKSELDAFDRKINIQLSNSFRPTDNIQIDLQVLYTNQDSRKGKPEFSSLSYGSMQTPYLQFLNEDGTEIPFEKEYRGSYLKENYAKGYLPWDYYPLSEYKYAKDRRQNNEWFSSLNLKYKVLPYLHLNVGGQIQQQRTENNELNTLESYEARKWINQFTTVGTGTTATKYNIPLGGIKRYSAAEGRSYTLRGQIDFNKSIDRHLLVGILGAEVRENRSNTNSYTAYGYNELPMSSTSVDFVTRFPKMPDDDMRRIPGAPQFFKNVNRFVSLYTNISDRFMDRYGLSMSLRKDGANIFGASTNDKWSPLWSIGGSWDLHKEAFFKLALFDYLKLRTTYGTSGNVDLRRSPDPIAYIGSATYTSYPMYQISTLNDPLLKWERVATTNFGLDFSLRKGRLSGRMDYYVKKGKDLYGLSEYDYTAWGLQGTVVKNLAGMRGQGFDIDLNSKNISGKVNWDTRMIISLNRNKTTQYYNLQNSVTSFLSGGNTITPIVGKPLNALAAYKWMGLNEFGEGQGLLDGQLSTDYTAIRNQADALPEGNESIVYFGSSKPQVFGNVINTLAWNSLIFSFNVSFKGDYYVRRPVTSYFSLFANGTAYPDFDQRWQQPGDEQHTQVPGMKYPINSMSDTFYQYADINVYKGDHLRLEYVSLTWQGKYTVGNRAFNMGLSANAANLGVLWRANKIGIDPEFPYRLSPPKTFSIGLKIDY, encoded by the coding sequence ATGAGCAAGGCTCAGGAAAAAATTTGGGTACAGGGTACAATTGTTTCAGCAAAAGATGGCAGGGAGCTAGTGGGGGCATCTATACGGAACAAAACGTTGCATAATCAGGCAGCAAGTTCACTGAAAGGAAAATTCGCTATTCAGGTAGGCAGTGAAAAAGATTCTTTATTGATCAGTTGTATTGGTTATCTAGATAGGACAGTAGCAGCCGGATTTTTTGAGAAGAATAAGGTGTTAGCCCTTTCTGTCAAAGAGACTTATCTCGAAGAGGCTATTGTCAGTACAGGTTATCAAACATTGAAAGCCAATGAGGTGACAGGTGCTATTGACGTGGTAGATAATAAGATGCTCAATCAGCAGGTGGGAACTAATATTTTGGATAGGCTCAATAACATGACATCAGCAATTCGTTTTGATAATCAGCCGATACAAAATGCTGACCTGCAGAAACTGAATATTTCCGTACGGGGACTGAGTACGATAAACGGAAATCTGGATCCGCTCATTGTGCTTGACGGCTTTATCTATGAGGGGGATATCAGTAATATTGACCCCAATAATATTGAAAGTGTCTCCATCCTGAAAGATGCTGCGGCGAGTGCCATATGGGGAGCACGCGCCGGGAACGGTGTTATCGTTATGACTTCAAAAAAGGGTGCTTTTTCTAAGGAGCAGAAGACAAAAATAACACTCGCAAATACGATAATCCTGAAAGAAAATAGCGATCTGAATAAAATCTATCAGCCCCAAAATGCTGATTTTATCGCACTCGAAAAATATCTTTTTGAAAAGGGGTACTACGATTCGGAATTGCTATACCAGCCGTATCTAGCACAGTCGCCAGTGATCGACCTATTGGATAGACGCAAGCGCAACCTTATTTCTGCAGCAGATTCGGCCAGCGGTATAGCTAAGCTCATGCGTCAAAATGGAAGACAAAACTATATGGATGCTTTTTATAATGTCCCATTTGTCAATCAGCACGCCTTGAATATCTCGGGCGGAGGGACACGCAGCTCGTATGGGTTTGGTATTGGATATACCGGGAATAAATCCGAACTGGATGCTTTCGATAGAAAGATCAATATCCAGCTGTCCAATAGTTTCAGACCTACCGACAATATACAGATAGACCTGCAGGTGCTTTATACCAATCAGGATAGCAGAAAAGGCAAACCTGAATTCTCATCGTTGAGCTATGGCAGTATGCAGACTCCATATCTTCAGTTTCTAAATGAGGATGGTACTGAAATCCCATTTGAAAAGGAATATAGGGGCAGTTATCTGAAAGAAAACTATGCGAAAGGTTATCTGCCATGGGATTACTATCCACTGTCAGAATATAAATATGCAAAAGACCGGCGGCAGAATAATGAATGGTTTTCGAGTCTGAACCTGAAATATAAGGTATTGCCTTACCTACACCTGAATGTCGGGGGACAGATTCAGCAGCAGCGTACAGAAAATAACGAATTGAATACCTTGGAAAGTTACGAAGCACGCAAGTGGATTAATCAGTTTACCACCGTCGGTACAGGAACCACAGCTACAAAATATAACATTCCCCTCGGTGGTATAAAACGCTACTCGGCTGCTGAGGGCAGGTCGTATACGCTACGTGGTCAAATTGATTTTAACAAATCGATTGATCGGCATCTGCTGGTCGGCATTCTTGGTGCCGAGGTACGGGAGAATAGGTCGAACACAAATTCTTATACGGCCTATGGGTACAATGAATTACCGATGTCAAGCACTTCGGTGGATTTTGTAACTCGCTTTCCAAAGATGCCGGATGATGATATGCGTCGGATACCGGGAGCGCCGCAATTTTTTAAAAATGTAAATCGATTCGTTTCGCTTTATACCAATATAAGCGACAGGTTTATGGACCGTTATGGCCTATCTATGAGTTTGAGAAAAGACGGGGCGAATATCTTTGGTGCTTCGACCAATGATAAATGGTCGCCGCTCTGGTCCATAGGCGGATCTTGGGATCTGCATAAGGAGGCTTTCTTTAAGCTGGCCCTGTTTGATTATCTAAAATTGAGGACAACTTACGGAACCAGTGGTAACGTAGATCTGCGACGATCGCCAGATCCAATTGCCTATATCGGTTCGGCAACTTATACCAGCTATCCAATGTATCAGATAAGTACCTTGAATGATCCTTTGCTAAAATGGGAAAGAGTGGCAACCACTAACTTTGGTCTGGATTTTTCATTAAGAAAAGGAAGATTGTCCGGACGTATGGACTACTATGTAAAGAAAGGCAAAGATTTATACGGACTGAGCGAATACGATTATACGGCATGGGGCTTACAGGGTACAGTTGTTAAGAATTTGGCAGGAATGCGGGGGCAAGGTTTTGACATTGACTTAAATTCAAAGAATATAAGCGGAAAGGTCAACTGGGATACGCGAATGATAATAAGCCTAAATAGGAACAAAACAACGCAATATTACAACCTACAAAATAGTGTCACATCCTTTCTCTCGGGAGGAAATACCATCACACCGATCGTCGGTAAACCGCTGAACGCATTGGCGGCCTATAAATGGATGGGGTTGAATGAATTTGGTGAAGGGCAGGGCTTGCTGGATGGGCAGCTAAGCACAGACTATACAGCCATACGTAATCAGGCCGATGCGTTACCAGAAGGAAATGAAAGTATCGTTTATTTTGGATCCTCCAAACCTCAGGTCTTTGGTAATGTAATCAATACCTTGGCTTGGAATTCTTTGATTTTTTCTTTCAACGTCAGTTTTAAGGGGGACTATTATGTAAGGCGTCCTGTGACGTCCTATTTTTCATTGTTTGCCAACGGTACGGCCTACCCGGACTTTGATCAAAGATGGCAGCAGCCGGGGGATGAACAGCATACGCAGGTTCCAGGTATGAAATATCCTATAAATTCAATGTCAGACACATTCTATCAATATGCTGATATCAATGTCTATAAAGGAGATCATTTGCGCCTAGAATATGTTTCGCTGACCTGGCAGGGTAAGTATACCGTCGGAAATCGTGCATTTAATATGGGGCTGTCGGCAAACGCGGCCAACCTAGGAGTACTATGGCGCGCAAACAAGATTGGTATCGATCCGGAATTTCCTTACCGATTAAGTCCACCGAAGACATTTTCCATCGGATTAAAAATTGATTATTGA
- a CDS encoding RagB/SusD family nutrient uptake outer membrane protein — translation MMKRFLNILWLGVVVFSLSACQKYLEVQSNYGLAVPTSLDDLQKLLDDSQIMNLKFPSFGEASADNYYLSQSVYDALLDYGQQTYVWQNYHMNFGNDWSSSYSTVYNSNLVLDRIKKINREESNANQYDAIYASAKFYRASQYLVLLWTYSKAYTQESKTDMGIVLRNNSDFHEQSYRSSIAECYEKVITDLKECSLMLPEKTSHVMRPNKYAAYATLARAYLSMQVYDSAHYYVDLALKYNAELLDFNNLSEVKMTASYPFTLFNKETLFYAELLVNINLTSSRALTDTLLYRSYESNDLRRSAYFKVAADGTTTFKGSYAGSSKLFSGIATDELYLMRAECNVRMGNVEAGMADLNYLLAYRYKVGTFTPYVIKDKTEALAIILKERRKELLYRGLRWMDLKRLNAEGGEISITRKLNGELITLQPNSNAYALPLPEDIIRLTGMQQNPK, via the coding sequence ATGATGAAAAGATTTCTTAACATATTGTGGCTAGGAGTAGTTGTTTTCTCCTTGTCCGCCTGTCAAAAATATTTAGAAGTGCAGTCAAACTATGGTTTGGCTGTACCGACTAGTTTGGACGACTTACAAAAGCTATTGGATGATAGTCAGATCATGAATCTGAAGTTTCCTTCTTTTGGGGAAGCGTCGGCAGATAATTATTATCTGAGCCAATCCGTATATGATGCATTGCTTGACTATGGCCAGCAGACTTATGTCTGGCAGAATTATCATATGAATTTCGGAAATGACTGGTCCTCATCTTACAGCACTGTTTACAATAGTAACCTCGTGTTGGACCGTATAAAAAAGATCAATCGAGAGGAAAGTAATGCTAATCAATATGATGCCATTTATGCTTCTGCTAAATTTTATCGGGCGAGCCAATATCTGGTCTTATTATGGACCTATTCAAAAGCCTATACCCAAGAATCCAAAACAGATATGGGTATTGTGCTGCGAAATAATTCGGATTTTCATGAACAATCGTATCGGTCATCAATCGCGGAGTGTTACGAAAAAGTAATCACAGACCTGAAAGAATGTAGTCTTATGCTTCCTGAGAAAACCAGTCATGTCATGCGTCCGAATAAATATGCGGCTTATGCTACATTGGCTCGCGCTTACCTATCGATGCAAGTCTATGATTCGGCCCATTATTATGTTGATCTAGCCCTGAAATACAATGCTGAACTGCTTGATTTCAATAATTTATCGGAAGTAAAGATGACAGCGTCCTACCCGTTTACGCTTTTTAATAAAGAGACATTGTTTTACGCTGAATTATTAGTAAATATCAATTTGACTAGTTCGCGCGCTTTGACTGATACGCTCCTGTATCGCTCGTATGAAAGTAATGATCTGCGCAGGTCAGCATACTTCAAAGTAGCAGCCGATGGAACGACTACTTTCAAAGGCAGTTATGCGGGATCTTCTAAACTTTTTTCGGGAATAGCAACGGACGAGCTGTATCTTATGCGTGCGGAATGCAATGTGAGAATGGGAAATGTAGAGGCAGGAATGGCAGACCTAAACTATCTACTCGCGTACCGGTATAAAGTGGGCACATTTACTCCTTATGTGATAAAAGACAAAACAGAAGCACTAGCTATAATTCTAAAAGAACGAAGAAAGGAATTGCTGTATAGGGGGCTGAGATGGATGGATCTTAAACGGTTGAATGCAGAAGGAGGGGAGATTTCAATAACAAGGAAACTAAATGGGGAATTGATTACTTTACAGCCAAACTCCAACGCTTATGCACTTCCTCTTCCTGAAGATATTATTAGGTTGACGGGAATGCAGCAAAATCCGAAATAA